The following proteins are encoded in a genomic region of Oncorhynchus masou masou isolate Uvic2021 chromosome 19, UVic_Omas_1.1, whole genome shotgun sequence:
- the LOC135505682 gene encoding octapeptide-repeat protein T2-like codes for MEPLCVNRVQDSVTNNVTSDSVRQRFRGSEVQSVRASESQRVRASESQSVRESELQRVRASESQSVRESERQGVRESESQSVRESERQRVRESERQRVRGSEGQSVRESEGQSVRGSEGQSVRESERQRVRESESQRVRESERQRVRASESQSVRASESQSVRESGRQGVRGSENQGVRASEGQRVRGSEGQTVRASGRQRVRASERQSTDT; via the coding sequence ATGGAGCCATTGTGTGTAAACAGAGTTCAGGATAGTGTCACAAACAACGTCACCTCAGATAGTGTACGTCAGAGGTTCCGAGGTTCAGAGGTTCAGAGCGTCAGagcgtcagagagtcagagagtcagagcgtCAGAGAGTCAGAGCGTCAGAGAGTCAGAGCTTCAGAGAGTCAGAGCTTCAGAGAGTCAGAGCGTCAGAGAGTCAGAGCGTCAAggcgtcagagagtcagagagtcagagcgtCAGAGAGTCAGAGCGTCAGAGGGTCAGAGAGTCAGAGCGTCAGAGGGTCAGAGGGTCAGAGGGTCAGagcgtcagagagtcagaggGTCAGAGCGTCAGAGGGTCAGAGGGTCAGAGCGTCAGAGAGTCAGagcgtcagagagtcagagagtcagagagtcagagagtcagagagtcagagcgtCAGAGAGTCAGAGCGTCAGAGAGTCAGAGCGTCAGAGCGTCAGAGAGTCAGAGCGTCAGAGAGTCAGGGCGTCAGGGCGTCAGAGGGTCAGAGAATCAGGGCGTCAGAGCGTCAGAGGGTCAGAGGGTCAGAGGGTCAGAGGGTCAGACCGTCAGAGCGTCAGGGCGTCAGAGAGTCAGAGCGTCAGAGCGTCAGAGCACAGATACGTAG